NNNNNNNNNNNNNNNNNNNNNNNNNNNNNNNNNNNNNNNNNNNNNNNNNNNNNNNNNNNNNNNNNNNNNNNNNNNNNNNNNNNNNNNTGCAGGCCACTGATCAAGTCCTTCGTATCGTGTAATCTCAAAACTGTATGGTTGGGGATCATCCACGTCCTCATCAAACGTGTAGATACTGAACTCGAGCGTCCCTGTCTCTTCAATCGTACGCCGAGTCCGGTACGTCTCTTCACCTACTGACCCACCAAAGTTTCCACCGCCCCCGCGTGGAAGTGACATGTTAAAACGAGTGCGATTCCGAGCTTCTTTTTCACTCTCTATCTCAATGACATCGCCCTGACTAACCGACATTTCAAATTCGTCTCTGTCATCCGAACTGTTTATTGTACCAGATATCTCCTCACCAGGGCTGATTGTGGTCTTTTGGGCCTGAACCGCTTGGGGGACTGCTCCAGCTGCAAACAGCGTGCTCCCAGACAGTTTTAGTAGGTCGCGCCGGTTGAACGGCAGTTCATTCATCCAATTACCACCTCTGTTCTCGGGACGCGCATCGTCTCGCACTCGGTATCGACACTTCAGAAGCAATCCACACCCGTTTCATGGCAAAAACATACACCCTTTCCAACTTATTTTTTGGCATAGCTGACATATGTGCACACTTGAGTGAGTGGTCGCAGCACCTGCAAACAACGCAATTCGTCATGCAAGACTCAAGCTCTATGTCTTGCACTGGTCACTTATCGATTGGGGGACAGATCACGATCTCACGTGATAGATCGTTCACCTACTGACCGATGGGTGGCCTCAATCTGGCACCTGCTGAGGAATCCATCAGAGCCCAGTGAACGAATACCGTGGTGGGTGGAAGCGCGAGAGTGAGCGCGCGGGGCACAACACTTTTGCATATCCTGCAATAGTTTGTTTATTATGCAAGAACAGACACGGGTTCTTCTTGATTTCCCCTTCCCGGAAGAACGGGTCTTTCGATACCAGGCGATGCAAGACATCCTCCATCATCTGGTTAACAACCCGTTCGAGGGGTTCACGCAGAAAGAATTAGCGACGATCACTGGCTCCGACGTGTCTTCCGTCTCACGATCTGTGGAACTCCTCGAACGGATGGGTGTCCTCGATATCGCGACCGGGAAACCAGCACAGATTACGATCGACCAAGATCATATCACCGGATCTGACCCGCTGTTCACCATCCCACAGCGAGAGTTTCGAAAGCCGGTACAGGCGTTCCTCAATGAACTCACCACGGACATCGGAACCTCTGATGACGTGGAACAGATTGTCGGCGTCATCCTCTTCGGGAGCGTCGCACGCGGTGGAGCTGATCGAAGTAGCGACATTGATCTCCTCGTCATCGTCGAGGGGAATCTTACGTACGGGCGTCGCCTCGTTTCCCAACTCGCCAGAGATCTGGAGGAACGAACGTTCCAGGGAGAACGCTACCAGTTCGAGGTGCTTGTCGAAAACTCCGAGTCTGCCGCATCTCACGGAGTACCGTTACGGGACATCTTCGATGAGGGAATTGTCCTGGAGCGAACTGACGCTCTGGAGGACGTTCGAGACGCGGTCTATGAAACCGAACGAGGAGGCGAGTAACCGATGCCGATCACGCTTGATGATGTTGAGCCGGAACTCTCGGATGCGGAGACAGCGTTCCGTCACGGCGGTCAAGAATCGGAGGTCGGACTTGAGGTCGCTGACGCGGGACTTGTTCAACTTCGCAAGGCCTGTCGATCGCTATCGGGTGCAGACCAACTACTGACAGATGGCTACTACACGCTGGCGATCGAAGCAGTGTTCACGTCCATCGAGAAGACGTTCATGTTTTGGCTAATCCACGAGGGGCATCAGGATCCGGCGAACCCACCACAGTCACACACAACTGCGATCAATCGAAGCGCAGAAGCTGGATTCATCAGTGAAGAAGTCGCGTCTCGACTCGATGACCTCTGGACCGAAAACCGTGCACAGACGTACTATCAAGACGGGATGCCTACCCAGGAGCGTGCGGAGACCATGTTGACACTGTCTACTCGAATCCATAGGCAAGTAGTCCATCTGGCCAGCCAATCTCACGAGTGTATCTGCGATTGAGTGTTACCTCGCGTACGGTGGCCCGGTGAATCATCTTCTCACGGTGATAGGCTACTTTTTTATTAGAGCACCCTCACTCCCACAGTTCGTACAGCGCCTCGCGTGCCGGTTCGTCGAAGCGCTCCCCATCGAGTACGAGTGCGGGTTCGTCGGCCGCCCGAACCGTCCCGATCTCTGCCGCCTCAATCCCGGCATCGGCGAGCGCGGCCAGCGCGTCCGCGACGTCCTCCTCGGGGACCGTCGCCAGCGCGGCTCCGGAGCCAAAGGAATGCAGTGGGTCGACGTCCATCGCGGCACAGAGCCGGGCCGTCTCCTCGCGGATCGGAATGGTTGCCGAGTCGACAACCAGTTCGACCCCCGACGCCGCAGATAGCTCGATCAGCCCGTCGAAGACGCCGCCCTCGGTCGGGTCGTGCATCGCAGTCGCGTGCTCGCGCAGAACTCGGGCGTCGGGGACCACGCTGAGATCATCGAAAAAGTCCGCCGCCCGGTCGACCGTTTCGGCCGAGACGCCCTCCAGATCCTCGCGGAAGTCGGTCGCCAGAATTGCAGTCGCCTCGATCCCTGCACCCTTCGTCAGGACGATCCGATCGCCCGGTTTCGCGCCGCTCGTCGGGACTTCCCGGTCGGTCCTGCCCATCGCCGTCATCGAGAGCAGCGGCCGGTCGAGCTGGTCGACGTACTCGGTGTGGCCGCCGACGATCGAGACGTCGAGGTCGCTCGCCTCGCGTTCGACGTCCGCCATGATCGTCTCGACGCGGTCGTCGCTTCCCGCGCTGCCCGCCACAGCCTCTCCATCGCCAGCCTCGCTCGGCACCAGGAGGACGGCGGTCAGGAACTCCGGATCCGCGCCGCCGACCGCCACGTCATTACAGGCGACGTGGACGCCGAGCGTGCCGATCCGTTCGGCCGCCAGCGATATCGGATCCGAGGAGACGATCAGCCGGTCGTCGCCGAGGTCGATCGCCGCGGCGTCCTCACCATAGGCCGGCCCGACGAGGACGTCCTCGCCAAGCCCGCCCGTCCGGCCAAGCACCGCCGCCAGCGCCTCGGGATCGAGTTTGCCACCCATCGAGTGAGAGTCGACAGGCCACGCCCTTGGCAGTTCCGGCACGGAGGAATCAGGTCGGCCCGCCGGTGGAGTAGTCGGGCCAGCGCCCCGGCGACGTACCCGGGACAGCCTCGCCATGGCACGTCCGTCCGAACCTGTTTTGACGGTCGGACACTACCATCGCGTATGATCGACCTTGCCGCGCTCGACGTTGCCGACCCCGAGGAAGCAACACGCCAGCGCGACGACCTCGTCGAGCGGATCCGCGATCACGCCGGGACGATTGCCTACCAGCTCGCCAAGTTTCAGGGCGGCGACTACGGCCAGCAGAGCTTCGAGACCGATCGCGGGACGTGGACGGTCAAGTACGAGGCCGGTGACCTGCAGTACCTCCGCTTCGAGGGCGGCCGCGGGCTGGAGGTGTACGTCGTCTCGACGAAGCAGCCGCCAGAGCCGGAGAAACTGGCGACGGCACTCGAAGACTACGAGGCATTCGTCGCGTCGTACAACGAGTACGTCAGGTCGCTCGACGGGCTGCTTGACGACGTAGACCCGGAGTATCCCGAGATCGAGACGACCGAGGGCATCGTCGCCGAGCGGGACCGGCTGTTGAACCGGGTCGAGGAGGCCTGTGACCTGATCGCCGGTGAGCTCCACCGGTACGAGGGCGGCGACTACGGCACCTTCACCACGCGGGTCGACGGGACGCGCTGGGAACTGAAATGGGACACCGACGGCGTCTCCTACCTGCGCGCCGGTGGGTCGGGCGGCGTCTACCTGCTCTCCCAGTACGAACCCCCATCGGCTGCGGACGTCCGAAAGTACGCGCCGATGGTTGCGGGCGTGATCGAGGCGTACAACGAGCACGTCGCCGAGCTCGAATCCGATCTGGCGACCGTCTCGCTGTGAGATGGGGCGAGACGCCGACGGCTCCGAGACGGTCCAGCTCACAGTCCACACCGAGGGCGAGGTCCACGAGTTCGAGGTCAGGCGCGGGCGGAACCTCCGGAACGCACTGCTCGATCGTGGGCACTCGCCGTACACCGACCTGACGAGCAGCCTGAACTGCGGGGGGCGCGGCATCTGCGCAACCTGTGGCGTCCGGATCGCCGACGGTGAGCCATCGCCCGAGCACTGGCACGATCGTGCCGCCGACCGCTTTGGCTATCCCCGGCTCTCCTGCCAGATCACCGTCGAGGAACCGATGACGGTCGCACTGGTCGACGACAAGCGCGTCTGGGGTGGACGGGCGGCCGACGGTGAGTAGCTCCGGCGGAACGCTTTCGGCCGACGAGTCCAACAGATAGCTATGGCAGAGATCGACGCCGGAACGATACTCCCGAGTGACCGGATGCGTCAGCAGGCACTCGCGGGTGAGGTCACACAGATCCACCGCGGGCAGGCCTACGCGGAGGAAGGGGACAGCTTCACGATCGAGGACACGACCTTCGAGATCACAGCAATCGAGGAGCGACGGCTGGGGGACATGACCGACGAGGACGCCCGGGCGGAGGGCGCTGCGGATCTCGACCAGTACAAATCGATCCTCCAGCGAGCCCACGAGAACTTCGAGTGGGACGACGATTCCGAGATCGTGCGCCACGCGTTCGAGCCACGGTAGGGCCAACGACGCGAAAACCGTAAACGGTGTGTATCGACCGCCGAAAGTACAGGTACGATGTACAGCGACATCCTGGTCCCGACCGACGGCGGCGCGTCGGTCGAGACGGTGCTCGAACACACGACCGATATCGCAGACGAAGATTCGACGACCGTCCACGTCCTCTATGTCATCGACGACGGGGCGTTTCTGACGCTGCAAGAGGAGATGAAAGCCGAGGTACTGGAGGACCTCCAGTCGGAGGGTGAACGGGCCCTCTCGGAGGTTGCCGACTCACTCGACGACGCAGGCTACAGGGTCGAGACCGCGATCCGGCGCGGCTCGCCCGCCGAAACGATCGTCTCGTACGTCGACGACGCCGATATCGACCTCGTGACCATGGGTACACAGGCCGACGAGTTCACAGAGAACATGCTCGGAAGCACGTCCCAGAAAGTCGTCACGAAATCGCCTGCGCCGGTGCTGACCGTCAACGTCGCCGAGGAGTAGACTCGTCTTCGCTAGTGAACCGTGACCTCGCCGTCCTCGATACTGATATCGACGAGGCTGGTCACGTCGAACTCGTCGAGGCCGGGCTGGTCGAGCTTTCGGATCACGACACCGATGTCGACGACGTCCGCGCCGAGCTCGTCGAGCGCGGTACAGACCGCGCCGAGCGTCCCGCCGGTCGCAAGCAGGTCGTCGATCACGAGCACGCGGTCGCCCGCCTCGACGTCGTTGATGAACAGTTCGGCCTCGTCGTAGGCGCTCGTCACGTCGAGGGGGACCTCACCGTCGAGTCCGTATTCACGTTTTCGCACCACGACCAGCGGGATGTCCGTCTGCAGTGAGAGGGCGGTCGCGACGTGGATCCCGGTCGCCTCGGGGGCGACGATCTTGTCGACCTCGAGGTTGGTTTCACGCATCAGACCGATGACGGCCTCGCGCAAGAGTCCGGGATCGAGCATCGGGATGCCGTTGCTGATCGGGTGGACCAGATACTCGTAGCCGTCCTGATCGACGATAGGTGCCTCGTGTAGCGACGCTTCGAGCCGTTCCATGGCCGTGAGTACGGCGAACGGGTGCAAAAGCCGTTCGTTCCCTGCCGGTGGACAGAGCCCACTCAGTCGGCCTTCTCGCCGCGGATGTCGTCGAGTGAGACGAACTGTTCGGCCGTCGAGCGACGCCGCGTCGCTCTAACCGGGAGATACCGCCGCAGGTCGACCGACTCGCTCCCGAGGACGGCGAACCCGGCGAAGATCACGAGAAAGCCGACGACCGTCAACGTCGAGATCGTCTCGCCGAGCAGCGCCCAGCCGCCGACCGTCGAGACGGCTGGAACGACGTAGAAGGCGAGGTTCGCGTGGATCGCACCGGCCGAATCGATCAGGCCGAAGTAGGCAACGTAGGCGAGCGCGCCAGCAAAGAGGGCGACGTAAGCAAGCGCCAGTACGGACTCGGGCGTCCAGACGATCTCGGACATCGATTCGCCGCTGGCAACGCTCAGTACGTGCGTGAGCGCGGCAGCGAACGGCAGTCCCCACGCAGTTCTGACCGTACTGGAAAGCGTCCCGCCGGCCCTGCGGATCGACACCGCCCCCAGCGCGCCGCTGACCGCGGCGGCAAAGAGGACCGCCTGACCGAACAGTCCGCCGCCAAGCAGCAGGTCCGGTGAGGGGCCGACCACGAGCACGACGCCGCCGAGACCGAGCAGCAGGCCCGCCGCACCGCGAGCGGAGAGTCGTTCGTCGGAAAGTAACAGTGCGGCAAAGACCGGCGTCAGGATCGGGTTGAGGCTGAACATGATCGCGGCCACGGCGCTGGTGGCGTACTGCTGGCCGACGAAGATCAGGGCGTTCGTCAGGCCGATCGCGAGCACGCCGGTCGCGAGGATCCCCGCGATATCGCCGCGAGTGCGGGGGACGAGCTCGGCGCGCGACCGTGTCAGCAGGACGTACCCGAGCAGGACGATCGCGGCGATGTCGAACCGGAGCGCAACGAACGCAAGCGGGGGGAAATACTCCAGTCCCGCCTTTGCCGCGACGAAGGTTCCGCCAAAGAGGAGACTCGACGCCACGAAGAGGACGGCAGTGCGCCGATCTACCACGGGGGAGTACTCACCCAGTTGCGTGCGCCGCGGAGTGTCGAGACCATCTTGCTCACACGTACGAGCCGGAGGATTATAATGTCATTTAGAAAATATTTCGGGGTGACGAACTCGCGCACGTCTCGGTATCGGTTCGGAGCCTGCAACGGTTTCAGGGGACGAAAACGGTTTATCGCGCCACCGCCGAAAGCGGGTATGGAATCGGCACTCGAGGAGATCGAGTTCCTCGCGCTCTCGGAGAACAGGGTCCGGGTGCTTCAGTGTCTCGCCGAGGAGCGTCGGACCCGGTCGGAGCTGGCCGCCGAAACCGGCGCGTCACAGGCGACGCTGAGCCGCGTTCTTGGTGATTTCGAGGAGCGCTCGTGGATCGTCCGTGACGACGGCGAGTACGTTGCCACCGCGACGGGACGGCTCCTCGCCGATGGCTTTACGGATCTACTGGAGATAGTCGAGACCGAGGGCGAACTGAGAGAGATCGTAGAGTATCTGCCGACACACGCGATGGACTTCGATCTGCAGCGACTGGCCGACGCGCGGATCACGGTCCCCTCCCAGACCCGGCCGAACGCCCCGCTCAGGCGGCTACTCGATCTGCTCCGGGACAGCGAGTCGGTCAGGGCGTTCTCCCACGCGTTCAACGAGGGAAGTCTCCGCGTCGTCGAGGACCGTGTCACTGCGGGAGACCAGCAGTTCCGTGCCGTCCTCTCGCGCAGCGCCGTCGAGGCGGTGGCCGACGACGACGAGCTCCGGGATCGGCTACAGCGTATTTTACGGACCGACGGGGCGTCGATCCGGCTCCGCGAGGAGGGGATCCCGCTGGCCGTGACGATCGCCGACGAGACGGTTCATCTGCTCTTGCGCGACGAGAGCGGTGTCCTGCAGGCCTCGCTCGATACGGACGATCCGCAGGTCCGCTCGTGGGCCGACGACACCTACGATCACTACTGGCGGACGTCCACGCCCCTGGAGCCGGCCGACCTCGACACATGACGGTGCTCGGCATCGACGCCTGTCCGAGCGGGTGGGTCGCGGGAGTCCACGACGGGGCGGGACTCCGCGTGGCCCGGTACGACGACATCGAGGCGCTCTGGGCCGATCACGCGGATGCCGAGCGCCTGCTGATCGACGTCCCGATCGGCCTCCCGGAGTCGGGCCGACGAGCCTGTGACGAGGCGGCACGCGAGCTGCTCGGCGACCGGCGCTCCTGTGTGTTCTACGCCCCTGCTCGCGCAGTCCTTGCGGCGGACAGCTACGAGGAGGCAAACGAGCGTAACCGCGAGCACACCGGACACGGACTCTCGGTGCAGAGCTACAACATTCTCCCGGGTATCAGGGAGGTCGCGCACTTTCTCGACGAACACAGGACACCACGAGAGCGCGTGATCGAGTGTCACCCGGAGCTCTGTTTCGCCGCCTTCGCCGGTGGAACGCCCGTTCCGGACTCGAAACACACCGAGGCGGGCCGGACGAGCCGTCGGGAACTGCTCCGCGCCGAACTTCCGGGAAGCGACGCGGCCTACGAGGGCGCGCTCGGTGCGTACTACCGCAAGGACGTGAGCCGTGACGACGTGCTCGACGCCCTCGCGCTGACTGCCGCCGCACGCGAGGAGACGCTGGAGTCGGTGCCGGATGGGCGGGACCACCGCACCGATCGGCAAACGATCGCGTATCCGGTACCGCGCTGACCGCGAGACGCGACCGCCTGCCTCTTCAGGCGCGACAGTACCGGCTACTCGAGATGGTGGTAATCCAGCTCGTACCCCGCTTCGATCGCCTCCTGGACCTGTTCGCTGGGCTCGGGGACACCGCGGGTCCGTAGTTCGAGCCCCGTATCACCGGCGTCGACGAGGACGTTGCGCCGCCAGCTCGGGTCGACCTCGGGGTAGTCGGTCCGGTAGTGTGCGCCGCGGGACTCCTCGCGCTCCAGCGCGCTCCGGAGGAGGGCCTCCGCGAGCGTGAGGCTAAAGGAGAGGTCGACCGCGAACTCGAAGTCGCGACCGGTCAGGCCGCCCTCCACGCGAAGGTCCTCAGTTCGCTCGCGAATCGACGCGACTGCGTCGAGGCCTTCGCGGAGCATCTCGGCGTCCCGGAGAATCCCGGCGTGCTCCCAGAGCACGTCCCCGAGGTCGTCGAGCAACTCCCGTGGCCGGTCGGTGCCGTCCGCGGCTTCGAGCCCCGCCAGTGACCGGAACTCCCGTTCTGCGAGTGCCCGGGCAGTATCCGGCAGCTCCGTCCCGTCGCCGACTTGCGCGGCAACGTGCTCGCCGACGAGTTTCCCGATCGCGACCGTCTCGGCCAGCGAGTTGCCCCCGAGCCGGTTCGCGCCGTGGACGCCAGCGACCGTCTCGCCGACGGCGTAGAGGCCCTCGACACCTGTCTCACCGGTCTCGAAGTCGATATCGACGCCGCCCATCGAGTAGTGGGCGGTCGGGGCGACCTCCATCGGCTCCTCGGTGATATCGACGCCCAGCTCGGCAAAGCGCTCGTGCATCCGCGGCAGCCGATCTTTGACATACTCGTCCTCCCGGTGAGAGATGTCCAGATAGACGCCGCCGTTCTCGGTCCCACGCCCCTCGCGGACCTCCTGTGCGATCGCCCGGGCGACCACGTCGCGGGCGTCGAGCTCCATCTGGTCGGGCGAGTACCGCTCCATGAACCGCTCGCCGTCCGCGTTGTACAGCCGTCCCCCCTCGCCGCGGACGGCTTCTGTGACGAGGCGACCAGCCCAGTCGTCCCCGTAGCGACCTTCGACCATCCCTGTCGGGTGGAACTGGACGAATTCGACATCCATCAGCGAGGCCCCTGCTTCGAGTGCTAGCACTGCCCCGTCACCGTTGTTCTCGTCGTCCCGCGATGAGTGGCGGTTGTACAGCGCCGAATACCCACCTGCGGCGAGCACGACGTGGTCGGCCTCGAACAGGACGAACTCGCCCGTCTCCATATCGTATCCGGCTGCGCCGTGGACCGCTCCGCCATCCGAGAGCAGACGAGTGACCATCACGTTCTCCCGGTAGGGGATCGACAGCTCCTGGGCCTTCGAGACCAGCGCGTCGAGCATCGCCTCCCCCGTGCGGTCGCCGACGAAACAGGTTCGCCGGAACGACTGTGCGCCGAAATACCGCTGGTTGATCCGCCCGTCCTCGGTTCGGTCCAGCCCCATCCCCCACTCGTCGAGTTCGTGGATCCGATCGGGCATCTCGCGGGTCGTCAACTCGACTGCCGTGGGATCGTTGATGAAGTGGCCCTCGTCGAGCGTATCGGCGGCGTGAATCGTCCAGTCGTCCGCCGGATCGAGCGATCCCAGCGCCGCGTTGATGCCCCCGGCGGCCCACGTCGTGTGCGCGTCGCCGTGATCGCGTTTCCCGATCACTAGCGGCTCGACGCCCGCCTCGGCGAGTTCGATGGCGACGCGAGCGCCGGCCGCCCCCGCACCAACGACGAGTACTGGCGTCCGCACCGTCTCGTACTCGACGGACTGGTCGTCTCCTGACGCTTGCGGTCCGGTCGTCGTTCCGCCCTCCTCGCGCGGTGGTAGCTGTGTCATCGCTATATTTCAGGACCAGAGAAGGATAAGCTTCACGCGCGTGCGCGCGAGACGGGCAGGAGCGGTGTCAGCACAAGCTACAATTCCTCGCCGCCCCGAGCTACCACCGATGCGAACGAGAACTACCCTGCTCCGGATCGGTTCCCTCGGCGCGATGCTGGTCGGCGTCGTCCACCTTCTGGTTCCCGACCGACTGCTGGCGATTGCCGGATGGGGCTACGATCGCCTGCTCGCCGTCGATTTCGATCCCCGCGACGATGCGACGACACGGGTGCGACTCGTCGGCGTCCTGTTCCTGCTCGCTGGGGCAGTTCTCGCTCGTGTTGGCGCGGATACCTGAACCATCAGAACAAAGATGGATCCAACCCACTCACGGATATGGAGCCGTCTCTCGCCACGCTGACAGTACCGTTGCAGTTCGCGTTCGGCGTCCTCGCGGGTCTGCTCGCGACGCTGGCTATGGACCGCGCGATGGGCGCGCTTCCGGAAGGACCAACCCCCCCGTTCGTGGCCGCAGCCGTCCTGACCGAGACGACACCGCGGGCCGCACCGGAACGGCTTGCGTTTGTCATCCACTACCTCGCTGGCGTGTTCACCGGACCGCTGTTCGTCTGGCTCTTGCTCACGAGCGAGGGGCTGTTCGGCAGGGGCGTCACGGCGACGCTCGTCGCTGCCGGAGTCCTCTACGCCCTGATGGTCGGCTTCTTCGTGCTGATCCCGCTGGCTCAGGTCGATCTGCACCCCAATCGTCGATCGACAGTCGGCAGGGACTGGGCACTCTCGGCGGCCGTCTACGTTGCGGTGCTGGTTCCGGTTGTCTCCGTCGTGTTCGTACTGCTCTGATCGGATCTCCAATCATCGTTGATTATACCGCGTGGTATTCGCCAGTGTTATCTCTCGGTGCTACCGAGTGGTGGTATGAACCGACGCACGTATCTGGGGACGGTCGCTGCCGGCGCAGTTGCCGGTGTCGCTGGCTGTCTCGGGACTGGTGAGGAGATCGACGCGGACGAGTACCCCGTTGCTGCCTGGGCGGACGGCGAAATCGAGTTCGGACTGCCGCCGTTTCAGGACGCCGAGGAGCTACAGCGAAACTACGGCGGCACGTTCGAGTGGCTCGAAGAGGGCTTCGACGAGCTAACCGTCGAGGGGACGCCGACGACCGACTACAGCGCGGTCGTCGAGAGCGTCCTCCAGGGCCACACCGAGATCGCGAACCTCTCGCCGATCATCTTCTCGCTGGCGATGGACGACGGCGTCCATCCGCTGGCGATCAACTGGTCTCACGGCTCCGACGCCTACCACACCTACATCGCGACGCGAGCCGAGACGGATATCGAGACGGTCGACGATCTCGAAGGCAAGACCATCGGGATGGTCGATCCGTTCTCGGCCAGCGGCGGAATCTTCCCGCGCTACACGCTCTCGGAGGCCGGTCTCGACGCCGGAACGGTCGAGACGGAGCCGGATGACTTCGACATCGACTGGGCCGGCGGCCACGACTCCGCGCTGCGAGTGCTCGAAGAGGGCCACGTCGACGCCGCAGCCTACGGCGACTTCCAGCACCCCGACGACGACGATATCGTGAAGATCGCCGAGAGCGACCCGATCCCGTTCGACGTCGTCACCGCGACGCCCGACACCCCCGACGATGTCGTCGCGGCACTCCGCGAGCGCATCCAGGCGACCCCCGACGAGTATCTCGAAGAGCACCGCGTCGACCAGTACGGCGAGTACGACGCGAGCCTGTACGAGCAGGTCCGCGAGATCGCCGAGGAGATGGGCGTCGACGTCGACACCCTCGACGAGGCCGAAAGCGACGACTGAGCCTGTGACCCTCTCCGTCCAGCGGCTCACGAAGCGGTACGACGACGACGTCGCCGTCAGTGACGTCTCGATGACGCTCCCGGACGGCGAACTGGCCGTCCTGGTCGGGCGTTCCGGAGCGGGCAAGACGACACTCCTTCGCTGTCTGAACGGATTGGAACAGCCCGATGAGGGGACGGTGTCGCTGGACGGCTCCACGGCCGCAGTGACCGATATCGCGCTCGTCTTTCAGGCGGGCGCGCTGCTCGACTCCAAATCCGCACTGGAGAACGTGCTCGACGGCTCGCTCGGGCGTGAACCGGCCTGGCGGGAACTGGTTGGCTGGCACGCTCCGGCGACAAAACGCGCGGCGATCGAACGGCTGCACGCAGTCGGCCTCGACGGCTACGCCGACCGGCCAGTGCGGACGCTCTCGGGCGGCCAGCGCCAGCGCGTGGGGATCGCCCGCGCACTCCAGCAAGAGCCCGCGGTCTTGCTTGCGGACGAACCGGTGGCCAGTCTCGACCCGGCGACGGCCGAATCCGTCCTCGAACGGCTCGGAGCGGTAGTTCGTGACCACGATCTGGCCGGACTCGTCAGCCTGCACCAGCCCGACCTGGCCCGGGGGATCGCGGACCGGTATCTGGGCCTTGCCGACGGCGAACTCGTCCTCGACGCCCCCGCCGAGGACGTCGACGCCGACCGGATCGCGGAGGTGTACGACCGTGGCATCCGATGAGCTCGCCGTCGAGGACGAG
This sequence is a window from Natranaeroarchaeum aerophilus. Protein-coding genes within it:
- a CDS encoding nucleotidyltransferase domain-containing protein — translated: MQEQTRVLLDFPFPEERVFRYQAMQDILHHLVNNPFEGFTQKELATITGSDVSSVSRSVELLERMGVLDIATGKPAQITIDQDHITGSDPLFTIPQREFRKPVQAFLNELTTDIGTSDDVEQIVGVILFGSVARGGADRSSDIDLLVIVEGNLTYGRRLVSQLARDLEERTFQGERYQFEVLVENSESAASHGVPLRDIFDEGIVLERTDALEDVRDAVYETERGGE
- a CDS encoding AIR synthase family protein; the encoded protein is MGGKLDPEALAAVLGRTGGLGEDVLVGPAYGEDAAAIDLGDDRLIVSSDPISLAAERIGTLGVHVACNDVAVGGADPEFLTAVLLVPSEAGDGEAVAGSAGSDDRVETIMADVEREASDLDVSIVGGHTEYVDQLDRPLLSMTAMGRTDREVPTSGAKPGDRIVLTKGAGIEATAILATDFREDLEGVSAETVDRAADFFDDLSVVPDARVLREHATAMHDPTEGGVFDGLIELSAASGVELVVDSATIPIREETARLCAAMDVDPLHSFGSGAALATVPEEDVADALAALADAGIEAAEIGTVRAADEPALVLDGERFDEPAREALYELWE
- a CDS encoding 2Fe-2S iron-sulfur cluster-binding protein, whose protein sequence is MGRDADGSETVQLTVHTEGEVHEFEVRRGRNLRNALLDRGHSPYTDLTSSLNCGGRGICATCGVRIADGEPSPEHWHDRAADRFGYPRLSCQITVEEPMTVALVDDKRVWGGRAADGE
- a CDS encoding ASCH domain-containing protein, whose product is MAEIDAGTILPSDRMRQQALAGEVTQIHRGQAYAEEGDSFTIEDTTFEITAIEERRLGDMTDEDARAEGAADLDQYKSILQRAHENFEWDDDSEIVRHAFEPR
- a CDS encoding universal stress protein, coding for MYSDILVPTDGGASVETVLEHTTDIADEDSTTVHVLYVIDDGAFLTLQEEMKAEVLEDLQSEGERALSEVADSLDDAGYRVETAIRRGSPAETIVSYVDDADIDLVTMGTQADEFTENMLGSTSQKVVTKSPAPVLTVNVAEE
- a CDS encoding purine phosphoribosyltransferase family protein; amino-acid sequence: MERLEASLHEAPIVDQDGYEYLVHPISNGIPMLDPGLLREAVIGLMRETNLEVDKIVAPEATGIHVATALSLQTDIPLVVVRKREYGLDGEVPLDVTSAYDEAELFINDVEAGDRVLVIDDLLATGGTLGAVCTALDELGADVVDIGVVIRKLDQPGLDEFDVTSLVDISIEDGEVTVH
- a CDS encoding DMT family transporter, with the translated sequence MVDRRTAVLFVASSLLFGGTFVAAKAGLEYFPPLAFVALRFDIAAIVLLGYVLLTRSRAELVPRTRGDIAGILATGVLAIGLTNALIFVGQQYATSAVAAIMFSLNPILTPVFAALLLSDERLSARGAAGLLLGLGGVVLVVGPSPDLLLGGGLFGQAVLFAAAVSGALGAVSIRRAGGTLSSTVRTAWGLPFAAALTHVLSVASGESMSEIVWTPESVLALAYVALFAGALAYVAYFGLIDSAGAIHANLAFYVVPAVSTVGGWALLGETISTLTVVGFLVIFAGFAVLGSESVDLRRYLPVRATRRRSTAEQFVSLDDIRGEKAD
- a CDS encoding helix-turn-helix transcriptional regulator, with amino-acid sequence MESALEEIEFLALSENRVRVLQCLAEERRTRSELAAETGASQATLSRVLGDFEERSWIVRDDGEYVATATGRLLADGFTDLLEIVETEGELREIVEYLPTHAMDFDLQRLADARITVPSQTRPNAPLRRLLDLLRDSESVRAFSHAFNEGSLRVVEDRVTAGDQQFRAVLSRSAVEAVADDDELRDRLQRILRTDGASIRLREEGIPLAVTIADETVHLLLRDESGVLQASLDTDDPQVRSWADDTYDHYWRTSTPLEPADLDT
- a CDS encoding DUF429 domain-containing protein; this encodes MTVLGIDACPSGWVAGVHDGAGLRVARYDDIEALWADHADAERLLIDVPIGLPESGRRACDEAARELLGDRRSCVFYAPARAVLAADSYEEANERNREHTGHGLSVQSYNILPGIREVAHFLDEHRTPRERVIECHPELCFAAFAGGTPVPDSKHTEAGRTSRRELLRAELPGSDAAYEGALGAYYRKDVSRDDVLDALALTAAAREETLESVPDGRDHRTDRQTIAYPVPR